The following coding sequences lie in one Streptomyces venezuelae genomic window:
- a CDS encoding LysR family transcriptional regulator — MQHQHRPQPRVSHDSDAQDIVTLLAPRLAYFAGVARTEHVTRAADQMRIPQSTLSRALVRLERDLGVDLFARRGRTVSLTPAGRTFLTSVERALGEVERAAESVRADADPASGKVAFGFLHTMGSETVPGLIRAFRADHPRIRFSLVQNYGEAMLERLRAGELDLCLTSPVPDAPDLVARRLDEQRLRLVVPDDHRLASRKRVRLAETAEEAFVTLEPGYGLRRITDDLCREAGFKPRVAFEGEEAETLRGLVAAGLGVALLPPPAVPRPGVVELTVTGQRAVREIGVAWLDGHPDTPPVAAFKEFLLSRKGKLLQQSSHHVTF, encoded by the coding sequence ATGCAGCATCAGCACAGGCCACAGCCGCGCGTGTCACACGACAGTGACGCGCAGGACATCGTGACGCTGCTCGCGCCACGCCTCGCGTACTTCGCGGGGGTGGCCCGCACCGAGCACGTCACGCGCGCCGCCGACCAGATGCGGATCCCCCAGTCCACGCTGTCCCGCGCCCTCGTCCGGCTCGAACGGGACCTCGGCGTCGACCTGTTCGCGCGCCGCGGCCGCACGGTCTCGCTCACCCCGGCGGGCCGCACGTTCCTCACCTCGGTCGAGCGGGCACTCGGCGAGGTGGAGCGCGCCGCCGAGTCGGTGCGCGCCGACGCCGACCCGGCGTCCGGCAAGGTCGCCTTCGGCTTCCTGCACACGATGGGCTCGGAGACGGTCCCCGGCCTGATCCGCGCCTTCCGCGCCGACCACCCGCGCATCCGCTTCAGCCTCGTCCAGAACTACGGCGAGGCGATGCTGGAGCGGCTGCGCGCGGGCGAGCTCGACCTCTGCCTCACCTCACCCGTGCCCGACGCCCCCGACCTGGTCGCCCGCCGCCTCGACGAGCAGCGCCTGCGCCTGGTCGTCCCCGACGACCACCGCCTCGCGTCCCGCAAGCGGGTCCGCCTCGCGGAGACCGCGGAGGAGGCGTTCGTGACCCTGGAGCCGGGGTACGGCCTGCGGCGCATCACGGACGACCTGTGCCGCGAGGCGGGCTTCAAGCCCCGCGTCGCCTTCGAGGGCGAGGAGGCGGAGACCTTGCGCGGCCTGGTCGCGGCGGGCCTGGGCGTGGCCCTGCTGCCGCCGCCCGCGGTGCCGCGCCCCGGGGTGGTGGAGCTGACGGTGACGGGCCAGCGGGCGGTGCGCGAGATCGGCGTGGCCTGGCTGGACGGCCACCCGGACACGCCACCGGTGGCGGCGTTCAAGGAGTTCCTGCTGAGCAGGAAGGGAAAACTGCTGCAGCAGTCCTCCCACCACGTCACCTTCTGA
- a CDS encoding ABC transporter ATP-binding protein has translation MDASTNPPPVAVELVGITKRFPGVVANHDIHLTVRKGTVHALVGENGAGKSTLMKILYGMQKPDEGTITVDGEQVAFGSPADAIARGIGMVHQHFMLADQLTVLENIVLGSEKLHGIGGAARRRIAEISERYGLGVRPDAYVEDLGVADRQRVEILKVLYRGATTLILDEPTAVLVPQEVDALFDNLRELKSEGLSVIFISHKLGEVLSVADDITVIRRGTTVGTAIPSETTPRQLAELMVGSELPTPETAESTVTDRPMIQVESLKLLAGGESQRALLDDISFTIHEGEVLGIAGVEGNGQTELIDALIGLKHADSGVIRMAGEDITATATRKRREDGIGYIPEDRHRHGLLLESPLWENRILGHVTEKPNARGFWLDPKGAQADTRRIVEEYDVRTPGIDVTAASLSGGNQQKLIVGREMSHKPRFLIAAHPTRGVDVGAQAQIWDQIREARREGLAVLLISADLDELIGLSDTLRVIYNGRLVADADPATITPEELGSAMTGAASGHLEHVEEDAPEDEAR, from the coding sequence ATCGACGCGTCCACCAACCCTCCGCCCGTCGCCGTCGAACTCGTCGGCATCACCAAGCGCTTCCCCGGTGTCGTGGCCAACCACGACATCCACCTGACCGTCCGCAAGGGCACCGTGCACGCCCTCGTCGGCGAGAACGGCGCGGGCAAGTCGACCTTGATGAAGATCCTCTACGGCATGCAGAAGCCGGACGAGGGCACCATCACCGTCGACGGCGAGCAGGTCGCCTTCGGCAGCCCCGCGGACGCCATCGCCCGCGGCATCGGCATGGTGCACCAGCACTTCATGCTCGCCGACCAGCTCACCGTCCTGGAGAACATCGTCCTCGGCAGCGAGAAGCTGCACGGCATCGGCGGCGCCGCCCGCCGCCGGATCGCCGAGATCTCCGAGCGGTACGGCCTCGGCGTGCGCCCCGACGCGTACGTGGAGGACCTCGGCGTCGCCGACCGGCAGCGCGTGGAGATCCTCAAGGTCCTCTACCGCGGCGCCACCACGCTGATCCTCGACGAGCCGACGGCCGTGCTCGTGCCGCAGGAGGTCGACGCGCTCTTCGACAACCTGCGCGAGCTCAAGTCCGAGGGCCTCTCCGTCATCTTCATCTCGCACAAGCTGGGCGAGGTCCTCTCCGTCGCCGACGACATCACCGTCATCCGGCGCGGCACGACCGTCGGCACGGCGATCCCGTCCGAGACGACGCCCCGCCAGCTCGCCGAGCTGATGGTGGGCAGCGAGCTCCCCACGCCCGAGACCGCGGAGTCGACGGTTACGGACCGCCCGATGATCCAGGTCGAGAGCCTCAAGCTGCTCGCGGGCGGCGAGTCGCAGCGCGCCCTGCTCGACGACATCTCCTTCACGATCCACGAGGGCGAGGTCCTCGGCATCGCGGGCGTCGAGGGCAACGGCCAGACCGAGTTGATCGACGCGCTCATCGGCCTCAAGCACGCCGACTCCGGCGTCATCCGCATGGCGGGCGAGGACATCACCGCCACGGCGACCCGCAAGCGGCGTGAGGACGGTATCGGCTACATCCCCGAGGACCGCCACCGCCACGGACTCCTCCTGGAGTCCCCGCTGTGGGAGAACCGCATCCTCGGCCACGTCACCGAGAAGCCCAACGCGCGAGGCTTCTGGCTCGACCCCAAGGGCGCCCAGGCCGACACGCGCCGCATCGTCGAGGAGTACGACGTCCGTACGCCCGGCATCGACGTGACGGCCGCCTCCCTCTCCGGCGGCAACCAGCAGAAGCTGATCGTCGGCCGCGAGATGAGCCACAAGCCGCGCTTCCTGATCGCCGCCCACCCCACCCGCGGTGTGGACGTCGGCGCGCAGGCGCAGATCTGGGACCAGATCCGCGAGGCGCGCCGCGAAGGCCTCGCCGTGCTGCTGATCTCCGCCGACCTGGACGAGCTGATCGGTCTCTCCGACACCCTCCGCGTGATCTACAACGGGCGGCTCGTGGCGGACGCCGACCCGGCCACCATCACGCCGGAGGAGCTCGGTTCGGCGATGACCGGTGCCGCCTCGGGTCACTTGGAGCACGTGGAAGAAGACGCCCCGGAGGACGAGGCCCGATGA
- a CDS encoding MFS transporter: MPAASSGASVTHAVAPAPSSPVADTRLTPGGPGYRRMSFALFLAGVATFALLYSTQALLPLVSADFGVSASTASWTVSGATGALALFVLPLSALSERYGRRAMMTASLTVAVAVGLLVPFAPSVEVLIALRAVQGAALAGLPASAMAFLAEEVRPKALVAAIGLFVAGNSIGGMSGRIVTGWVAQAWGWRAAVGVVGVLAVLCAVAFRVLLPAPRHFTPGPLSPKSLARTVRTHLSNPLLCRLYAIGALFMTVFGAVYTVIGYRLTEAPFSLPQGVIGSIFLVYLVGTVSSAAAGRLVARLGRRGALYLAVGTTAGGLLLSLSPSLILVLLGLVLITAGFFAGHAVASSSVSRTATTGRAQASALYQSAYYLGSSSGGTLGAVAFHAGGWAGTVGLGLLAVLGVVSVTVWGSHAARVQERRAFVAARSC, translated from the coding sequence ATGCCTGCTGCCAGTAGCGGGGCGTCCGTCACCCATGCGGTCGCCCCTGCCCCGTCGTCCCCCGTCGCCGATACCCGACTGACTCCGGGCGGGCCCGGCTACCGCCGGATGAGCTTCGCGCTCTTCCTCGCCGGCGTCGCCACCTTCGCCCTCCTCTACTCCACGCAGGCTCTCCTCCCCCTCGTCTCCGCCGACTTCGGCGTGAGCGCGAGCACGGCCAGCTGGACGGTGTCGGGGGCGACGGGCGCACTGGCCCTGTTCGTCCTGCCGCTCAGCGCCCTCAGCGAGCGCTACGGACGCCGCGCGATGATGACCGCGTCGCTGACCGTCGCCGTCGCCGTCGGGCTCCTCGTCCCCTTCGCACCCTCGGTCGAGGTGCTGATCGCGCTGCGCGCCGTGCAGGGCGCGGCCCTCGCGGGGCTCCCCGCGTCCGCGATGGCGTTCCTCGCCGAGGAGGTGCGGCCCAAGGCGCTGGTGGCCGCGATCGGCCTGTTCGTGGCGGGCAACTCCATCGGCGGGATGAGCGGGCGCATCGTCACGGGCTGGGTCGCGCAGGCCTGGGGCTGGCGCGCGGCCGTCGGCGTGGTCGGTGTCCTCGCCGTGCTGTGCGCGGTCGCCTTCCGCGTCCTGCTGCCCGCGCCCCGGCACTTCACCCCGGGCCCGCTCAGCCCCAAGTCCCTGGCGCGCACGGTGCGCACGCACCTCTCGAACCCGCTCCTGTGCAGGCTGTACGCGATCGGGGCGCTGTTCATGACCGTGTTCGGCGCGGTCTACACGGTGATCGGGTACCGCCTCACCGAGGCGCCGTTCTCCCTGCCGCAGGGCGTCATCGGCTCGATCTTCCTGGTCTACCTCGTCGGTACGGTCTCGTCGGCCGCCGCCGGGCGGCTCGTGGCGCGGCTCGGGCGGCGCGGCGCGCTGTACCTGGCGGTGGGCACGACGGCGGGCGGCCTTCTGCTCTCCCTCTCCCCCTCACTGATCCTGGTGCTGCTGGGGCTGGTTCTGATCACGGCCGGGTTCTTCGCGGGGCACGCGGTCGCGTCCTCGTCGGTGAGCCGGACGGCGACGACCGGCCGCGCGCAGGCGTCCGCGCTCTACCAGTCCGCGTACTACCTGGGCTCCAGCTCGGGCGGCACACTCGGCGCGGTCGCCTTCCACGCGGGCGGCTGGGCCGGGACGGTCGGGCTCGGCCTCCTCGCGGTGCTCGGCGTCGTGTCGGTGACGGTGTGGGGGTCGCACGCGGCGCGGGTCCAGGAGCGGCGCGCGTTCGTCGCGGCACGGTCCTGCTGA
- a CDS encoding ABC transporter permease: MKKFDKERVLLAVAGPVIALIAAVALTSVVLLASGKSPIEPYSLMLEQATFSDVQVLILNQAGMYYLAALAVAIGFRMNLFNIGVDGQYRLAAMVTAVVGTHLALPSFLQIPMLMAVAMLTGAFWAGIAGVLKTTRGVSEVVATIMLNAIATSVIAYLTLTENFGVPVGNNQTTGVMEKSGWFPGIEVAGGEIYGFVIISVLAGILYWLVLNRTRFGFDLRATGASESAAAASGVNAKRMVLSAMLISGAVSGLAGLPILLGDTHTYSLSFPAGLGFTAIGIALLGRNNPVGIAFAALLWAFLDKASPALDYAQPEAYDKEIAVIMQGLIVIAVVVSYEEVRRWGLRRQQRRVGEELAAAARANGNNGNNGNNDSVKEVAAR, encoded by the coding sequence ATGAAGAAGTTCGACAAGGAGCGCGTGCTCCTCGCGGTGGCCGGACCGGTCATCGCGCTGATCGCGGCCGTGGCGCTGACCTCGGTCGTGCTGCTCGCCTCGGGCAAGAGCCCGATCGAGCCGTACAGCCTGATGCTGGAGCAGGCCACCTTCTCCGACGTCCAGGTGCTGATCCTCAACCAGGCCGGCATGTACTACCTGGCGGCGCTCGCGGTGGCCATCGGCTTCCGCATGAACCTGTTCAACATCGGCGTCGACGGCCAGTACCGGCTCGCCGCGATGGTGACCGCCGTCGTCGGCACCCACCTCGCGCTGCCGTCGTTCCTGCAGATCCCGATGCTCATGGCGGTCGCCATGCTGACCGGCGCCTTCTGGGCCGGCATCGCGGGCGTCCTCAAGACCACCCGCGGCGTCAGCGAGGTGGTCGCCACGATCATGCTCAACGCCATCGCGACGAGCGTCATCGCCTACCTCACCCTCACCGAGAACTTCGGCGTCCCGGTCGGCAACAACCAGACCACCGGCGTCATGGAGAAGTCCGGCTGGTTCCCCGGCATCGAGGTGGCGGGCGGCGAGATCTACGGCTTCGTGATCATCTCCGTGCTCGCGGGCATCCTGTACTGGCTCGTCCTCAACCGCACCCGGTTCGGCTTCGACCTGCGCGCCACCGGCGCCTCCGAGTCGGCCGCCGCGGCCAGCGGTGTCAACGCCAAGCGCATGGTGCTCAGCGCGATGCTGATCTCCGGCGCGGTCTCGGGCCTCGCCGGCCTGCCGATCCTGCTCGGCGACACCCACACGTACAGCCTCTCCTTCCCCGCGGGCCTCGGCTTCACCGCCATCGGCATCGCGCTGCTCGGTCGCAACAACCCGGTCGGCATCGCCTTCGCGGCACTGCTCTGGGCCTTCCTCGACAAGGCCTCGCCCGCCCTCGACTACGCCCAGCCCGAGGCGTACGACAAGGAGATCGCGGTGATCATGCAGGGCCTCATCGTGATCGCGGTCGTCGTCTCCTACGAGGAGGTGCGCCGCTGGGGTCTGCGCCGCCAGCAGCGCCGCGTCGGTGAGGAACTGGCCGCCGCCGCCCGGGCGAACGGCAACAACGGAAACAACGGCAACAACGACTCCGTGAAGGAGGTGGCTGCCCGATGA
- a CDS encoding thymidine phosphorylase — MDVISVIRTKRDRGELSDEQIDWVIDAYTRGAVADEQMSSLAMAILLNGMNRKEIARWTAAMIASGERMDFSSLSRPTADKHSTGGVGDKITLPLAPLVAACGAAVPQLSGRGLGHTGGTLDKLEAIPGWRALLSNAEMLNVLEDAGSVICAAGDGLAPADKKLYALRDVTGTVEAIPLIASSIMSKKIAEGTGSLVLDVKVGTGAFMKNLDDARELASTMVELGTDSGVRTAALLTDMSTPLGLTAGNALEVRESVEVLAGGGPADVVELTLALAREMLDAAGLKDADPAKALADGSAMDVWRRMITAQGGDPDADLPVARERHVVTAPSSGVVTRLDAYDVGVAAWRLGAGRARKEDVVQAGAGVELHAKPGDSVEAGAPLLTLHTDTPERFEYALQSLEGSFDIAPSGTDFSATPIVLDRIG, encoded by the coding sequence ATGGACGTCATCTCCGTCATCCGCACCAAGCGCGACCGGGGCGAGCTGAGCGACGAGCAGATCGACTGGGTCATCGACGCGTACACGCGCGGCGCGGTCGCCGACGAACAGATGTCGTCCCTCGCCATGGCGATCCTCCTGAACGGCATGAACCGCAAGGAGATCGCCCGCTGGACCGCCGCGATGATCGCGTCCGGCGAGCGCATGGACTTCTCCTCGCTCTCCCGCCCCACCGCCGACAAGCACTCCACGGGCGGCGTCGGCGACAAGATCACGCTGCCGCTCGCCCCGCTGGTCGCCGCGTGCGGCGCCGCCGTGCCGCAGCTCTCGGGCCGGGGCCTCGGCCACACCGGCGGCACCCTGGACAAGCTGGAGGCCATCCCCGGCTGGCGGGCACTGCTGTCCAACGCCGAGATGCTGAACGTACTGGAGGACGCGGGCTCGGTGATCTGCGCGGCGGGCGACGGCCTGGCCCCCGCGGACAAGAAGCTCTACGCCCTCCGGGACGTGACCGGCACGGTGGAGGCGATCCCCCTGATCGCTTCCTCCATCATGTCGAAGAAGATCGCCGAGGGCACGGGCTCGCTCGTCCTCGACGTGAAGGTCGGCACGGGCGCGTTCATGAAGAACCTGGACGACGCGCGTGAGCTGGCCTCGACGATGGTGGAGCTCGGCACGGACAGCGGCGTCCGCACGGCGGCGCTCCTCACGGACATGTCGACCCCGCTCGGCCTGACGGCCGGCAACGCGCTGGAAGTCCGCGAGTCGGTGGAGGTCCTCGCGGGCGGCGGCCCGGCGGACGTAGTCGAACTGACCCTCGCCCTGGCCCGGGAAATGCTCGACGCGGCGGGCCTGAAGGACGCGGACCCCGCGAAGGCGCTGGCCGACGGCTCGGCGATGGACGTGTGGCGCCGCATGATCACGGCGCAGGGCGGCGACCCGGACGCGGACCTGCCGGTGGCACGGGAGCGGCACGTGGTGACGGCTCCGTCGTCCGGCGTCGTGACCCGCCTCGACGCGTACGACGTCGGCGTCGCCGCGTGGCGTCTCGGCGCGGGCCGTGCGCGCAAGGAGGACGTGGTCCAGGCGGGCGCGGGCGTCGAACTCCACGCCAAGCCGGGCGACTCCGTCGAGGCGGGGGCGCCGCTGCTCACCCTCCACACGGACACGCCGGAGCGGTTCGAGTACGCGCTCCAGTCCCTGGAGGGTTCCTTCGACATCGCCCCGTCGGGGACGGACTTCTCGGCGACGCCGATCGTCCTGGACCGGATCGGCTGA
- a CDS encoding sigma-70 family RNA polymerase sigma factor, protein MSDIAGTTADLDVTLEKHRVELTGYCYRMLGSAFEAEDAVQDTMVRAWRSFEKFEGRSSVRSWLYRIATNVCLDMLNAGNRRARPMDLTAAAPLAQAALNPRPDNTWLEPIPDARVLPTVGDPAEAAVAKESVRLAFVAALQSLPPKQRAVLILREVLAWKASEVAELIDTSVASVNSALQRARATLAERPEDDTAVSDPLDEEQQKLLERYVAAFEGYDMAALTALLAEDAVMTMPPFDLWLRGPEDITGFMTTIGASCADSRLVPVNVNGTPGFAHYKPDPENGGFAPWAIQVIEISEGRITGFHCFLDTPRWFPLFGMPLHLDD, encoded by the coding sequence ATGAGCGACATCGCAGGGACGACGGCCGATCTGGACGTCACGCTGGAGAAACACCGGGTCGAACTGACCGGGTACTGCTACCGGATGCTCGGTTCGGCCTTCGAGGCCGAGGACGCCGTGCAGGACACGATGGTGCGGGCCTGGCGCAGTTTCGAGAAGTTCGAGGGCCGCTCCAGCGTCCGGTCCTGGCTGTACCGCATCGCGACGAACGTCTGCCTCGACATGCTGAACGCGGGCAACCGCCGCGCCCGCCCCATGGACCTGACCGCCGCGGCGCCGCTGGCGCAGGCCGCGCTCAATCCGCGCCCCGACAACACCTGGCTGGAGCCGATCCCGGACGCGCGGGTCCTGCCGACCGTCGGTGACCCCGCGGAGGCCGCGGTCGCCAAGGAGTCGGTGCGCCTCGCGTTCGTCGCCGCCCTGCAGAGCCTGCCCCCCAAGCAGCGCGCGGTGCTCATCCTGCGGGAGGTCCTCGCGTGGAAGGCCAGCGAGGTCGCCGAGCTGATCGACACCTCCGTCGCCTCGGTGAACAGCGCGCTGCAGCGGGCCCGTGCCACCCTCGCCGAGCGGCCGGAGGACGACACGGCCGTCTCCGACCCGCTCGACGAGGAGCAGCAGAAGCTCCTCGAGCGGTACGTCGCCGCGTTCGAGGGCTATGACATGGCGGCCCTGACCGCGCTGCTCGCCGAGGACGCCGTCATGACGATGCCGCCATTCGACCTCTGGCTGCGCGGCCCGGAGGACATCACGGGCTTCATGACCACGATCGGCGCGTCGTGCGCCGACAGCCGCCTGGTGCCGGTGAACGTGAACGGCACGCCGGGCTTCGCGCACTACAAGCCGGACCCCGAGAACGGCGGGTTCGCTCCGTGGGCGATCCAGGTCATCGAGATCTCAGAGGGCCGGATCACCGGCTTCCACTGTTTCCTGGACACGCCCCGGTGGTTCCCGCTGTTCGGCATGCCCCTCCATCTCGACGACTAG
- a CDS encoding STAS domain-containing protein: protein MADTGVNLIRIAGPLRPADVPHLCERVAAARHGPGGPGGDVICDVSAVTTADLTTVDAIARLHLAARKAGGRIRLRNPTPALLALLGLVGLVELLGLVVEMEGHAEQREPPGRVQETVEAGDPAL from the coding sequence ATGGCTGACACCGGCGTGAACCTCATCCGCATCGCGGGCCCCCTGAGGCCGGCGGACGTCCCGCACCTGTGCGAACGCGTGGCGGCGGCCAGACACGGCCCCGGCGGCCCCGGCGGAGACGTCATCTGCGACGTCTCCGCCGTCACCACCGCCGACCTCACCACCGTCGACGCCATCGCCCGCCTGCACCTCGCCGCCCGCAAGGCAGGGGGCCGGATCCGCCTCAGGAACCCCACCCCCGCCCTGCTGGCCCTGCTCGGCCTCGTGGGCCTCGTCGAGCTCCTCGGTCTAGTCGTCGAGATGGAGGGGCATGCCGAACAGCGGGAACCACCGGGGCGTGTCCAGGAAACAGTGGAAGCCGGTGATCCGGCCCTCTGA
- a CDS encoding ABC transporter permease, whose amino-acid sequence MSSATVAKAPAEQPAPGRRRVSLPVLLLIIAGVLVLTSVVRMITGADGITSTGQMSTALKLAVPIGLAGLGGLWAERAGVVNIGLEGMLILGTWFGAWAGFQWGPWVGVLFGIVGGALGGLLHAIVTITFNVNHIVSGVALNILALGATRYLATFAFEGEEGGTSKQSPPVESLGNFSVPGLSDWLQDLNDKHWFLVSDLAGLIGGLITDLSPLTVVAVAMVPLSWWILWRTSFGLRLRSCGENPIAAESLGVNVYKYKYLAVVISGGLAGLGGAFLSLVASNIYLEGQTGGRGYIGLAAMIFGNWMPGGLALGAGLFGYTDSLKLRGGGTNVHALLLLIAILLVIGAVYLVWRKKYVPAVITAAVSALMFLWYGLTDEVPNQVVTATPYVVTLLVLSLSAQRLRMPKADGMPYRKGQGK is encoded by the coding sequence ATGAGCTCGGCAACCGTCGCCAAGGCCCCGGCCGAGCAGCCCGCACCGGGCCGCCGCCGCGTCTCGCTCCCCGTCCTCCTGCTGATCATCGCGGGCGTCCTCGTGCTGACCTCCGTGGTCCGCATGATCACCGGCGCCGACGGCATCACGTCCACCGGACAGATGTCGACGGCGCTCAAGCTCGCCGTGCCGATCGGCCTCGCCGGTCTCGGCGGCCTCTGGGCCGAGCGCGCGGGCGTCGTCAACATCGGCCTCGAGGGCATGCTGATCCTCGGCACCTGGTTCGGTGCCTGGGCCGGCTTCCAGTGGGGCCCCTGGGTGGGCGTCCTGTTCGGCATCGTCGGCGGCGCGCTCGGCGGACTGCTGCACGCGATCGTCACGATCACGTTCAACGTCAACCACATCGTCTCCGGTGTGGCCCTCAACATCCTCGCCCTGGGCGCGACCCGCTACCTCGCCACCTTCGCCTTCGAGGGCGAGGAGGGCGGTACGTCGAAGCAGTCGCCGCCCGTCGAATCGCTCGGGAACTTCTCGGTGCCCGGCCTCTCCGACTGGCTCCAGGACCTCAACGACAAGCACTGGTTCCTCGTCTCGGACCTCGCGGGTCTCATCGGCGGTCTCATCACCGACCTCTCCCCGCTGACCGTGGTCGCGGTCGCCATGGTCCCGCTGAGCTGGTGGATCCTGTGGCGCACCTCGTTCGGCCTGCGCCTGCGCTCCTGCGGCGAGAACCCGATCGCGGCCGAGTCGCTCGGTGTCAACGTGTACAAGTACAAGTACCTGGCCGTGGTCATCTCCGGCGGCCTCGCCGGACTCGGCGGCGCCTTCCTCTCCCTGGTCGCCTCCAACATCTACCTGGAGGGCCAGACCGGCGGCCGCGGCTACATCGGTCTCGCCGCGATGATCTTCGGCAACTGGATGCCGGGCGGACTCGCGCTCGGCGCGGGCCTGTTCGGTTACACCGACAGCCTGAAGCTCCGGGGCGGCGGCACCAACGTCCACGCGCTGCTCCTGCTCATCGCGATCCTGCTGGTCATCGGCGCGGTCTACCTCGTCTGGCGCAAGAAGTACGTCCCCGCGGTGATCACCGCGGCCGTCTCCGCGCTGATGTTCCTGTGGTACGGCTTGACCGACGAGGTGCCCAACCAGGTCGTCACCGCCACTCCGTACGTGGTGACCCTGCTGGTCCTCTCGCTCTCCGCCCAGCGGCTCCGGATGCCGAAGGCGGACGGAATGCCGTACAGGAAGGGTCAAGGAAAGTGA
- a CDS encoding alpha/beta hydrolase, which produces MAQEGTAGPAGTARLGRVIGTAPSAVGGVVLLLPGGAETSSRRPSPLAGVGVRALGRRLAQDGREAGLVTHVVRYRCRGWNGAQAELARDTNWAADEIVRLYGDVPVCLAGVDMGGRAALRAGGHTAVNSVLAVAPWLPEDDVAAPPEPVKQLAGRRVLIVHGTNDERTDPELSFRLAERAKKANRDVCRFEVHSDGHRLHQHQAEVLALASDFVMGTLFGSDFARPLEDALAAPPPLGLRMPLASGFGRSLRR; this is translated from the coding sequence ATGGCACAGGAAGGGACCGCGGGGCCGGCGGGCACGGCCAGGCTCGGGCGTGTGATCGGGACGGCGCCTTCGGCGGTCGGCGGAGTGGTGCTCCTGCTCCCCGGCGGCGCCGAGACCTCCAGCCGCAGGCCGTCGCCGCTGGCGGGGGTCGGGGTGCGTGCGCTCGGCCGCAGACTGGCCCAGGACGGCCGCGAGGCGGGGCTCGTCACGCACGTCGTGCGCTACCGCTGCCGGGGCTGGAACGGCGCGCAGGCGGAGCTGGCCCGCGACACGAACTGGGCCGCCGACGAGATCGTACGTCTCTACGGCGACGTCCCCGTCTGTCTGGCCGGCGTGGACATGGGCGGCCGGGCGGCCCTCCGCGCGGGCGGGCACACGGCGGTCAACTCCGTGCTCGCGGTGGCGCCTTGGCTGCCGGAGGACGATGTGGCGGCGCCTCCCGAGCCGGTGAAGCAGCTCGCGGGGCGGCGGGTGCTCATCGTGCACGGCACGAACGACGAGCGGACCGATCCCGAGCTGTCGTTCCGGCTCGCCGAGCGGGCGAAGAAGGCCAACCGGGACGTGTGCCGGTTCGAGGTGCACTCGGACGGGCACCGGCTGCACCAGCATCAGGCCGAAGTCCTCGCGCTGGCCTCGGACTTCGTGATGGGGACGCTGTTCGGGTCGGACTTCGCCCGCCCCTTGGAGGACGCGTTGGCGGCGCCGCCGCCGTTGGGGTTGCGCATGCCGTTGGCCTCCGGCTTCGGGCGGTCCCTCAGAAGGTGA
- a CDS encoding cytidine deaminase produces the protein MTTAATDTDWDALREAAREAMSRAYAPYSGFPVGAAALVDDGRTVSGCNVENASYGLGLCAECGLVSQLQLTGGGRLTHFTCVDGKGEILMPCGRCRQLLYEFGGAELLLETSSGVRPLGDMLPDAFGPQHLN, from the coding sequence GTGACGACTGCCGCCACGGACACCGACTGGGACGCCCTGCGGGAAGCAGCGCGCGAGGCGATGTCCCGCGCGTACGCGCCCTACTCGGGCTTCCCGGTCGGCGCCGCGGCCCTGGTCGACGACGGCAGGACGGTCTCCGGCTGCAACGTCGAGAACGCGTCGTACGGCCTCGGCCTGTGCGCCGAGTGCGGCCTGGTCTCGCAGCTCCAGCTGACCGGCGGCGGCCGCCTCACCCACTTCACGTGCGTGGACGGCAAGGGAGAGATCCTGATGCCGTGCGGCCGCTGCCGCCAGCTGCTGTACGAGTTCGGCGGCGCGGAGCTCCTCCTGGAGACGTCGTCGGGCGTGCGGCCGCTGGGCGACATGCTCCCCGACGCGTTCGGCCCGCAGCACCTCAACTGA